Below is a genomic region from Phalacrocorax carbo chromosome 10, bPhaCar2.1, whole genome shotgun sequence.
ACTGCTCGCTGAGCACCTCCTAAGGTGCCGTCGCACATGCAGACTCGGAGAGcgatggggaaactgaggcaccgTGGCCAGGATCATACCGAGAGGCtgcggggcaggggctgggagagTGGTGGGTCTTTCCGTGCCCCTGTCAGGCTGCAGTTTgcataatgcttttttttattattattttcagtattgatttatttttctctgcttgcacTCCTCTGCGGTGCAGGAACATAGAGGATGTCTGCCGGTTCCCGGAGCTGCCAGCTCGCAGGCAGCTGACCTACCAGGCCAAGCAGCTCATAGCCAGGGAGATCGAGCTGGAGAAGATGAGGAGGACGGAGGCTTTGCTGCAGGCGCGAAACATGGGCGAGGTAGGGAGGGCTTTCAGTGCTCTGTAGTTTCGGGGGGTTTCGGCTGGTGTAGGGACCTGGTCTTTCCAAAGCAGCTGGTGGCTTTTGCTCTGCAAATGGAAATCCAGGATTAGCCCCCCACAGAGTTGCAGCCGTCTGCCTGCACATCTGCCTTCAGGCAGCATGTCTGCGCTGGGGTGATGTGCCCAAAGGGCTCGTCTTTTTGCAGGAATTCTGGAAAGAAACGCTTGCTGTGAGTTAAAGGGTCTAAAGTTCTAACGAGGGTTGCGATGAGACGGGAATTTTAGTTCCTCTGGCTGTGATTTGTACGTGTCTGGGGGGGGAGCTGACCTGCTCTATCCCACCTGTACTTTCCCTTCACTGCTTCTCTTTGGTCCTCCCAAAGGTCCCAAAGCTCCCGGAGGAGCAGAGTTACTCTGCTCGCTGCCGAAACCCCCCACAGAGCAGCgggcaggaggcaggagaaggTGGAAACAGGCAAATGTGGAGGCTGAGAAACACCTTGGGTGTAGCtggtgcctgccctgccctggtgcCGCAGGGATAATTAATCCCTGAGAGCCCCTTCTTGCAGCAGAAGGGCTTTCTTGGGGGATGCTTAGGGCAAAGAGATGCTGCAAAAACATCTCTGAAGGCTCCTTGTTTACACGGTGCTGACCGTGAAGTCCCAGGGAAAGGTGCTGCAAGCATGCACGTGCCCGAAGCGCTGCCGGGGCTAATCCCGCGTGCTGCTGCGAGAGGAGCTGATGCAAAACACTTACCGAGTTATTTGGACATTGTAATCAAGCCCTGCAGCAAATAGAGGGGTTGTGTGGGACAGGTGACGAGGCACCATTCTGCCCTCAGGCTGTGCGTTGCCTGGTGGGGATGCCCAAACCTTGAGCTTGGCCAGCCCCGAGGGGACCCTCGCTCAGCGCTCTCCTCCTCGCAGGAGCCCGTGGACAGTCTCGGCGAGGCAGGGGAGCGagcggccgcggggccggccgtgccccccagccaccaccagcgCCTGGAGCACATCATCCGGAGGGCGGCGGTGGACGACAAGGTGAGGGGGCTGCAATTTCTGCCTAATTTCCTACCAGCGCGTACCTTGGCTGCTAGGGACTGGCTGTCTCCgttggtatttatttatttttagtacaGTTTCTTTTAATAGAGTAGTTTGGCACTACGTGTGCCATAATTGCATGGCTGGGTTTATAGCATGGGGATGAACTAGATCTGGGTGACGATTATGGCTGTGTTCCGTGGAGCTttcagggctggggaagggaagagatgtGAACGGGTTAAAATAGCTGAAGTTTGGCTCAGTGGaagctgcggggctggggggagagcCCCTCGCCAGGCAGGGGGGTACACGCACAGCTCGGGGCCGTGGGGACATCAGCAGGTGAGCCAGGCTGGTCCCACCCCAGGCATCCCGATAGGGGCCAAGAGAAACAAGAGGTGCCACCACCCCTCTCCCCGGGCTCAGCTTTGAGACCTTGGCTGTCCATAAAAACCCACTTTAGCACAATGAACCTTACACTTTGTCTTTCCCACCTGATTTTTGAACGCAGTTTGCATTTTACCGAGGCCGTTGGCCCTTTCTGCGGGATTTGGTTCCTGCTCGGCATCTTCCTCCCACGCCGGGTGCTGGAAGGGGGAAGGTGGTGGGCGCAGCCCTGAGCGCAAGGGCCCCAGCAAGGGGCTCCTCTGAACCTCCTTAGATGCTGTCTAGGGCTGACTTAGCTTAAAATTGGGTAGAGCCAAGTGGTGTCATTGGGGTCTAGGCTTGCACCGAGCTGCCAGAGAGAAACTGGGTTCGCTTTTGGTTGTCTCTGCCAGCGAGCTGTAAATGTAGGTGCTGGCAGAGCCGCACTCAccttctgctttttgcttttcacagcCTGAGACTGACTTCTTCGGGCGGCCGCTTCGGCGGCAGCAGGTGGTCGCGGGTAGGTGGTAGAGGGATGGGGTGGCCACGGGTGCTGCCGGGGCATCATTGCATTAGCAGCGCTTGGACCCCAATCAGGGGCTCTGTCCCGCATGACCGTGCCCCAGGGGGACAtcggtggggcgggggggtgcctGCGGCCAGGTCGGTGGATTCTGGCAGTGTCCAAAGGGCCAACAACTACActggggagcggggcagcaCGGTTGTGGGTGCTCTAAGTGTTTGCAGGATCCGGGACGCGGGAGCAGCCGCTCTGCCCTCGCAAACGCGGCCGTGCCCGGCGgcagctcccctcccagctcccctcccagctcccctcccagctcccctcccagctcccctcccagctcccctcccagctcccctcccagctcccctcccagctccctgcagccttgGGTGCTGGTTGTAACCTTAAAGTTAAGAGTTTCTGTAAGTGTTTAACATCGATCTTCCTCCCGCAGCCCCTCAGGCCTCCGAGGAAGAGCCGCTCGAGAGCCAGatggggaaggctgtggggaagAGCGACGTCTGGTTCCGGTTTAACGAAGGGGTTTCCAACGCCGTCAGGAGGAATATCTACATCAAGGACCTGCTCTAGCAGGGCCGAGATGAAGCCCGGGACTTTATATAGATGGAACTTGAAAGGATAAGCTGACTGGACTTTCTAACCCAGGGGTGGGGTGTGTATGAtcctggtttgggtttttttttttaagtacccacttgtttaaaaaaaaataaaatatatatgtataaaaaaattatcataaagtattgttctgtttatttcatgTATAAACCCTTAGCTGTCATATTTTGCCTGgttttgctgcaaaattatATCCTACATTatacaaaagaatattttaaattactgaaaatgttttataaaagtgttttcttccttttcaagtTGAAAGAGCAGCCAGCTTGCTGGTAGTGGTGGCAGAGGTGAGTGGAGGGCTGTGACTGGAAACCCGGCAGCGACCTTTGCTGCTCGTGTCCCTCCGCTCTGCCCCCACCCTGTGGTTCCCCCATTCCCCACCATAAAAAAGAAACGCTTCTActactaaaaataataagaCGAGGTGAGGGTAGGGTTTTTGTTCAGGTAGTCATATTAGGAAGCTAGCTAATAAAAAAGTGTACATTCAGTGTGGGGCAGCGAGGGGTGGCGGGAGCCCACGCGGCGGGGGCCGACCCCTCACAGGATGGtgcatttgcctttctccaccCAAGGGTTGTTTTTCATCAGCTCCGGGTTGAGGAAGGGGTCTTCTGGAATGCCGTCCTCGATCCACTTCACAAACCTGCGGAGAGGGGAGCGGAGGGGTGGGCACAGACCCTGCCCGGGGCGCGTTTGTGGGGTGCAGGTGTGTCGCCCTCCGCGAggggggcaggggctgtgcaGCGGCAGaatggggggagctggggggcggctgcagTGCCCAGGGTAAATCCTGTCCTGGTGGGGAGCGATGCTGGGGTGCGCCCTGCGCTGGCAGGCAGGGAtgtgggggtgcagggatgTCTGGGGGCACCCAACTCCGGGGTACAGCAATGTCGGGGTGCGccctgtgctggcaggcagggatgtgggggtgcagggatgCCTGGGGGCACCCAACTCCGGGGTACAGCAATGTCGGGGTGCGccctgtgctggcaggcagggatgtgggggtgcagggatgCCTGGGGGCACCCAACTCCGGGGTACAGCAATGTCGGGGTGCGCCCTGCGCTGGCAGGCAGGGAtgtgggggtgcagggatgCCTGGGGGCACCCAACTCCGGGGTA
It encodes:
- the GNG13 gene encoding guanine nucleotide-binding protein G(I)/G(S)/G(O) subunit gamma-13, yielding MDEWDLPQWKKEVESLKYQLAYKREMSSKTIPEFVKWIEDGIPEDPFLNPELMKNNPWVEKGKCTIL